The Brassica napus cultivar Da-Ae chromosome C7, Da-Ae, whole genome shotgun sequence genome has a segment encoding these proteins:
- the LOC125590500 gene encoding uncharacterized protein LOC125590500 — translation MVFVDKEGTRIHASVGEQLIKKFDDKLREGDAIVVQLFKVYDAIGEYRTMPHPYKIGFFQTTFVGKADDFSSAVPEKYFADFSDILGENLDHSCLVDVVGQIVNSGFCSVKEWKGAYSISSGYNSTHILLNPTLEFIEEFKASLPDFLLALTNNDSSQWSVGTATSIRARFFILNERLTIREIIDSTLVDTFVTLRTIETIDTERGWFKLIAHVKDDSGEANFLLFDANAQQIVRHSAFELYDENEDEDFLPEAVSDLFGKSSQYVVRLATDDCEMVEEFADLPPKPILMLESADDISSGSGGFTATPLSKRKSEQDEDSSLEVQHSVNKKPSQKKLKGE, via the exons ATGGTTTTTGTTGATAAAGAA GGGACAAGAATTCATGCTTCTGTTGGTGAACAACTCATCAAAAAATTCGATGACAAGCTACGCGAGGGAGATGCGATTGTTGTCCAGTTGTTCAAAGTGTACGATGCTATTGGTGAATACCGTACAATGCCACATCCGTACAAAATTGGCTTCTTTCAAACAACATTTGTTGGAAAAGCTGATGATTTTTCAAGTGCAGTTCCCGAAAAGTATTTCGCGGACTTCTCTGATATTCTTGGTGAAAATCTTGATCATAGCTGTTTGGTTG ATGTGGTTGGCCAAATAGTTAACTCCGG ATTCTGTTCTGTTAAAGAGTGGAAAG GTGCTTACTCCATATCTAGCGGGTATAATTCAACCCATATTTTGCTCAACCCAACACTTGAATTTATTGAGGAGTTCAAAGCAAG TCTCCCTGATTTTTTACTTGCTCTTACAAACAACGATAGTAGCCAATGGTCTGTTGGTACAGCTACATCTATTCGTGCCAGGTTTTTTATTCTtaatgagaggctaaccataaGAGAGATCATTGATAGTACTCTG GTTGACACTTTTGTCACTCTGAGGACTATTGAAACAATTGATACTGAACGTGGCTG gttcaaaTTAATTGCTCATGTTAAGGACGACAGCGGTGAGgctaattttcttttgtttgatgCTAATGCTCAACAAATTGTACGTCATTCTGCCTTTGAACTCTATGACGAG AATGAAGATGAAGACTTCTTACCAGAAGCAGTTAGCGATCTCTTTG GAAAGAGCTCTCAGTATGTTGTTCGATTGGCTACTGATGACTGTGAAATGGTTGAGGAATTTGCTGATTTGCCTCCTAAACCG ATCCTAATGTTGGAGTCCGCAGATGATATTTCCTCTGGTTCTGGTGGTTTTACAGCAACTCCTTTGTCCAAAAGAAAAAGCGAACAAGATGAAGACAGTTCCCTTGAGGTTCAACACTCTGTTAACAAGAAACCCTCTCAAAAGAAACTCAAGGGCGAGTGA
- the LOC111207987 gene encoding uncharacterized protein LOC111207987: MTRQTNLTLPAVSVADAPPEATQSPFQQTKTNEFIPPARFIVEDHPEAYNDRYEMESESENENEDEENQTYTTYPAGESFINPSPQHIPQQTNNTVTSPIIIGIQKNGYYDDGDLGWNFPEPGQAPKFSQLYVIDTLNEIKNRLDAYAGSDRAAAKKLREPLVLLLKNMLDQCNPHVKDFRSARDRFDVEESTGYRMRLIESRQSDGRTHNLPTANVEAALIPGDFVLNMETRDIVLESTSGKLQGISELHPAYLPLQYPLLFPYGEDGFRLNIPIGFEESTVRKRKNKKLRSSSYTAIQKAATRAGAKMAEQGSRIFIPAPREKVMYTIEFQKQGMPHAHILVFMEKGSKFPTADDIDKIISAEIPDKTVDPDLYVIVGDCMMHGPCGAAKKDNVCMVNGKCSKMFLKPLNIRTSIDANGFPAYMRRIDGRFIEKNGIRVDNGFVVPYNRDLMLRYRAHMNVKWCVQTQAVKYLFKYIPKGPDYASAAMDKEDEDGVIDEIKTYYDCRYITACESPWRILAFPTHFRTTSVEKLGFHFPDQELKSGTREWVPRKRGFAIGRIAHIQPSGDELYFLRVLLNWVRGPTSYEDIRTVDGVLYPTYEDACYALGLMDDDKEFIEAIKDASDCSSATHARKLFARMLVSKSLSQPHFVWEVTWEYLTDDILYKKRRETGRPDMNLTIEQIKNIALTEIKNYLLSNGRSLKKWPHMPKPEDFGSYNGNRLIDDELKYVVEDQLKENERLMAMITDEHRGVYEQILDAVLNDSGGVFFLYGYGGTGKTFVYRALSPAIRSRGMIVLNTASSGIAALLLEGGRTAHSRFGIPIDADNFSTCKKMEPGSDRAELVNVAKLIVWDEVPMMSRHCFETLDRTMRDIIRSSEDKPFGGKVVVFGGDFR, from the exons ATGACACGACAAACAAATCTGACTCTTCCAGCAGTGTCTGTAGCAGATGCACCTCCTGAAG CTACTCAAAGTCCATTCCAACAAACCAAAACTAATGAATTCATTCCTCCAGCAAGGTTCATCGTCGAGGACCATCCTGAAG CTTACAATGATCGATATGAAATGGAAAGTGAGtctgaaaatgaaaatgaagatgAGGAGAATCAGACTTACACTACCTATCCAGCTGGAGAGTCTTTTATAAACCCATCACCACAACATATCCCACAACAAACTAATAATACAGTTACTTCGCCTATTATCATCGGGATACAAAAAAATG GTTACTACGACGACGGAGATCTAGGTTGGAATT TTCCCGAGCCTGGACAAGCTCCGAAATTTTCCCAGCTCTATGTCATTGATACTTTAAATGAGATAAAAAATAGACTTGACGCTTATGCCGG GTCTGACAGAGCTGCTGCTAAGAAACTAAGAGAACCActtgttcttcttctgaagAATATGTTAGATCAGTGTAACCCTCATGTCAAGGATTTTAGGTCTGCAAGAGACAGATTCGACGTGGAAGAATCAACAGGTTATAGGATGAGATTGATTGAAAGTCGACAATCTGATGGACGGACCCATAATCTGCCGACTGCAAATGTGGAGGCTGCTTTGATACCTggagattttgttttaaatatggaGACACGAGATATTGTTCTAGAGAGTACAAGTGGAAAGTTGCAAGGGATAAGTGAATTACATCCGGCGTATTTGCCTCTGCAATATCCACTATTGTTTCCATATGGAGAGGATGGCTTTCGATTAAATATTCCTATTGGTTTTGAAGAAAGCACTGTGAGAAAACGCAAGAAT AAAAAGCTCCGGTCAAGTAGTTACACTGCAATCCAGAAAGCAGCTACAAGAGCTGGAGCTAAGATGGCTGAGCAAGGGAGCCGAATTTTCATTCCAGCACCGAGGGAAAAAG tAATGTACACGATTGAGTTTCAGAAACAAGGAATGCCACACGCTCATATTCTTGTCTTCATGGAAAAAGGATCAAAATTTCCAACAGCCGATGATATAGATAAGATTATTTCCGCTGAAATACCAGACAAGACAGTAGATCCAGACCTGTATGTAATCGTTGGGGATTGTATGATGCATGGTCCTTGCGGTGCAGCAAAGAAGGATAATGTATGTATGGTTAACGGTAAATGTTCTAAGATGTTTCTGAAACCTCTCAACATCAGGACATCGATTGACGCAAATGGATTTCCAGCTTACATGCGTCGGATTGATGGTAGGTTCATTGAGAAAAATGGAATCAGAGTAGACAATGGATTTGTTGTACCATACAACAGAGACCTCATGCTTCGTTATCGCGCGCATATGAATGTCAAGTGGTGCGTCCAAACACAAGCtgttaagtatcttttcaaataTATCCCTAAGGGACCTGATTATGCCTCAGCTGCAATggataaagaagatgaagatggcgTCATTGACGAAATCAAAACATATTACGACTGCag ATATATTACTGCATGCGAGTCGCCGTGGCGGATTCTTGCTTTTCCTACACATTTTCGTACTACTTCTGTGGAGAAACTTGGCTTTCATTTTCCGGATCAGGAACTG aaatcaggtacGAGAGAATGGGTACCACGGAAACGAGGCTTTGCGATAGGGAGGATTGCGCATATTCAGCCATCAGGTGATGAGCTATATTTCTTAAGAGTATTGCTAAATTGGGTAAGAGGGCCGACATCATACGAGGATATAAGAACAGTTGATGGTGTTTTATATCCTACATACGAAGATGCTTGCTATGCGTTGGGATTGATGGATGATGACAAGGAATTCATAGAAGCTATCAAAGATGCCAGTGACTGTAGTTCTGCCACGCATGCCAGGAAGCTTTTTGCGAGAATGTTGGTTTCCAAATCTTTGTCTCAGCCTCATTTTGTGTGGGAAGTTACTTGGGAGTATCTTACCGACGATATTCTTTACAAGAAGCGGCGAGAAACTGGACGACCTG ATATGAACTTGACCATAGAGCAGATCAAAAATATTGCTCTTACTGAGATCAAAAATTATTTGCTCAGCAATGGTCGTAGCCTCAAGAAATGGCCCCACATGCCAAAGCCAGAAGATTTTGGCTCTTACAACGGCAATCGCCTTATAGATGATGAGCTTAAATATGTTGTGGAAGATCAGCTAAAGGAAAATGAAAGACTTATGGCGATGATAACAGATGAGCATAGAGGGGTATACGAACAGATTCTGGATGCAGTTTTAAATGATAGCGGTGGAGTGTTCTTTCTTTATGGTTATGGAGGCACAGGAAAAACCTTCGTATACAGAGCACTCTCACCAGCGATCCGATCTAGAGGTATGATTGTTCTAAATACCGCATCAAGTGGAATTGCAGCATTGTTGTTGGAAGGAGGTAGAACCGCACATTCCAGATTTGGTATTCCGATAGATGCAGACAATTTCAGTACTTGCAAGAAAATGGAGCCAGGATCAGATCGTGCAGAATTAGTTAACGTGGCAAAGTTAATTGTATGGGATGAGGTGCCTATGATGAGCAGACACTGTTTCGAGACGTTGGATCGCACAATGCGTGATATTATAAGATCTTCTGAAGACAAACCTTTTGGGGGTAAAGTTGTTGTTTTCGGTGGAGATTTCAGATAG